A window of the Rhizobium brockwellii genome harbors these coding sequences:
- a CDS encoding peptidylprolyl isomerase translates to MKLFYLAFAGVLYLASFAGDAFAQSADHYLTIQLKNGPVVIQLMPDVAPKHVAQIEALAKKGEYDNVAFHRVIDGFMAQTGDVKYGNMEKGFDASLAGTGSSDMPDIPAEFSKTPFVRGTVGMARSQDPNSANSQFFIMFADGSFLNGQYTVVGKVVSGMENVDKIKKGEGQNGEVKSPDRMIKVTLGKK, encoded by the coding sequence ATGAAACTCTTTTATCTCGCATTTGCCGGCGTGTTGTATCTCGCCTCCTTCGCCGGGGATGCCTTCGCCCAGTCGGCCGATCACTATCTCACCATCCAGCTGAAGAATGGCCCTGTTGTCATCCAGCTGATGCCTGATGTGGCGCCGAAGCATGTCGCCCAGATCGAGGCGCTGGCCAAGAAGGGCGAATACGATAACGTCGCCTTCCATCGCGTCATCGATGGCTTCATGGCTCAGACCGGCGACGTCAAATACGGCAACATGGAAAAGGGCTTCGATGCGAGCCTCGCCGGCACCGGCTCCTCGGATATGCCCGACATCCCGGCAGAATTCTCCAAGACCCCGTTCGTACGCGGCACGGTCGGCATGGCCCGCTCGCAGGATCCGAATTCCGCCAATTCGCAGTTCTTCATCATGTTCGCCGACGGTTCCTTCCTGAATGGTCAGTACACCGTCGTCGGCAAGGTCGTTTCCGGCATGGAGAACGTCGACAAGATCAAGAAGGGTGAAGGCCAGAACGGCGAAGTCAAAAGTCCCGACCGGATGATTAAGGTCACCCTGGGCAAGAAGTAA
- the uvrA gene encoding excinuclease ABC subunit UvrA → MSELKTISIRGAREHNLKSIDLDLPRNKLIVMTGLSGSGKSSLAFDTIYAEGQRRYVESLSAYARQFLEMMQKPDVDQIDGLSPAISIEQKTTSRNPRSTVGTVTEIYDYMRLLFARVGVPYSPATGLPIESQTVSQMVDRILDFGEGTRLYILAPLVRGRKGEYKKELAELMKKGFQRVKVDGQFYEIAEAPVLDKKYKHDIDVVVDRIVVRSDVSARLADSLETCLKLADGLAVAEFADKPLPPEETSAGGSANKSLNETHERVLFSEKFACPVSGFTIPEIEPRLFSFNNPFGACPTCDGLGAQQKIDPDLIVPEPERTLRDGAIAPWAKSTSPYYNQTLEALGKHYGFKLGTRWNDLTDEAKDVILNGTNDKIEFHYADGARSYTTQKNFEGIITNLERRWKETDSAWAREDIERFMSAAPCPSCNGFRLKPEALAVKINTLHIGEVTGMSIRVARDWFETLPASFNAKQNEIAVRILKEIRDRLRFLNDVGLEYLSLSRNSGTLSGGESQRIRLASQIGSGLTGVLYVLDEPSIGLHQRDNARLLDTLKHLRDIGNTVIVVEHDEDAIMTADDVVDIGPAAGIHGGQVIAHGTPQDIMDSPNSLTGKYLSGELGVPVPDERRKPKKGREIKVVGARGNNLKNVTASIPLGVFTAVTGVSGGGKSTFLIETLYKSAARRVMGARENPADHDRIDGFEHIDKVIDIDQSPIGRTPRSNPATYTGAFTPIRDWFAGLPEAKARGYQPGRFSFNVKGGRCEACQGDGVIKIEMHFLPDVYVTCDVCHGKRYNRETLDVTFKQKSIAEVLDMTVEEGVDFFAAVPAVRDKLQSLKDVGLGYIKVGQQANTLSGGEAQRVKLAKELSKRSTGRTLYILDEPTTGLHFHDVAKLLEMLHELVNQGNSVVVIEHNLEVIKTADWVLDFGPEGGDGGGEIVATGTPEAIVKEKRSYTGHFLKELLERRPAKKAVAAE, encoded by the coding sequence ATGAGCGAACTGAAGACGATCTCCATCCGCGGCGCGCGCGAGCATAATCTGAAGAGCATCGATCTCGATCTGCCGCGTAACAAGCTGATCGTCATGACCGGGCTTTCGGGTTCCGGCAAATCCTCGCTCGCCTTCGACACGATCTATGCCGAGGGCCAGCGGCGTTATGTCGAGAGCCTGTCGGCCTATGCCCGGCAGTTCCTCGAAATGATGCAGAAGCCCGACGTCGACCAGATCGACGGGCTGTCGCCGGCGATCTCGATCGAGCAGAAGACCACCTCGCGCAATCCCCGCTCGACGGTCGGCACCGTCACCGAGATCTACGACTACATGCGCCTGCTCTTTGCCCGCGTCGGCGTTCCATATTCGCCGGCGACCGGCCTACCGATCGAGAGCCAGACCGTCAGCCAGATGGTCGACCGCATTCTCGATTTCGGCGAGGGCACCCGTCTTTATATTCTTGCGCCGCTCGTGCGCGGGCGCAAAGGCGAATACAAAAAAGAACTGGCCGAGCTGATGAAGAAGGGCTTCCAGCGCGTCAAGGTCGACGGCCAGTTCTACGAGATCGCCGAGGCACCGGTGCTCGACAAGAAATACAAGCACGACATCGACGTGGTGGTCGACCGCATCGTCGTGCGCTCGGATGTCTCGGCGCGGCTGGCCGACAGTCTGGAGACCTGCCTGAAACTCGCCGACGGGCTGGCGGTCGCCGAATTCGCCGACAAGCCGCTGCCGCCGGAAGAGACGTCAGCCGGCGGCTCGGCCAACAAGTCGCTGAACGAGACGCATGAACGCGTGCTGTTTTCGGAGAAGTTCGCCTGCCCGGTTTCCGGCTTTACCATTCCCGAGATCGAGCCGCGGCTGTTTTCCTTCAACAACCCGTTCGGCGCCTGCCCGACCTGTGATGGCCTCGGCGCCCAGCAGAAGATCGATCCGGATCTGATCGTGCCCGAGCCCGAGCGGACGCTGCGCGATGGGGCGATCGCGCCCTGGGCCAAGTCGACCTCGCCCTATTACAATCAGACGCTGGAAGCGCTTGGCAAACATTACGGCTTCAAGCTCGGCACCCGCTGGAACGATCTCACCGACGAGGCCAAGGACGTCATCCTAAACGGCACCAACGACAAGATCGAGTTCCACTACGCCGACGGCGCCCGCTCCTATACGACCCAGAAGAATTTCGAGGGCATCATCACCAATCTCGAGCGGCGCTGGAAAGAGACTGATTCCGCCTGGGCGCGCGAAGACATCGAGCGCTTCATGTCGGCGGCCCCCTGCCCTTCCTGCAACGGTTTCCGCCTGAAGCCGGAGGCCTTAGCGGTGAAGATCAACACGCTGCATATCGGCGAAGTGACTGGTATGTCGATCCGCGTCGCCCGCGACTGGTTCGAAACACTGCCGGCGAGCTTCAATGCCAAGCAGAACGAGATCGCCGTGCGCATCCTCAAGGAAATCCGCGACCGGCTGCGCTTCCTCAATGATGTCGGCCTGGAATATCTCAGCCTGTCGCGCAATTCCGGCACGCTGTCGGGCGGCGAAAGCCAGCGCATCCGGCTTGCCTCGCAGATCGGCTCCGGGCTGACGGGCGTGCTCTATGTGCTCGACGAGCCGTCGATTGGCCTGCATCAGCGTGACAATGCCCGGCTGCTCGACACGTTGAAGCACCTGCGCGACATAGGCAACACCGTCATTGTCGTCGAACATGACGAGGATGCGATCATGACGGCCGACGACGTGGTCGATATCGGCCCGGCGGCCGGCATTCACGGCGGTCAGGTCATCGCCCATGGTACGCCGCAGGACATCATGGACAGTCCGAACTCGCTGACCGGCAAATATCTCTCCGGCGAACTTGGCGTTCCCGTTCCCGACGAGCGCCGTAAGCCGAAGAAAGGTCGCGAGATCAAGGTGGTCGGGGCGCGCGGCAACAATCTGAAGAATGTCACGGCGTCGATCCCGCTCGGCGTGTTCACCGCCGTGACCGGCGTTTCCGGCGGCGGCAAATCCACCTTCCTGATCGAGACGCTTTATAAATCGGCGGCACGCCGCGTCATGGGCGCGCGTGAAAACCCGGCCGATCACGATCGCATCGACGGCTTCGAGCATATCGACAAGGTGATCGACATCGACCAGTCGCCGATTGGCCGTACGCCGCGCTCGAACCCGGCGACCTATACCGGCGCTTTTACGCCGATCCGCGACTGGTTCGCCGGCCTGCCGGAGGCGAAGGCACGCGGCTACCAGCCGGGCCGCTTCTCCTTCAACGTCAAAGGCGGACGCTGCGAGGCCTGCCAGGGCGACGGCGTCATCAAGATCGAGATGCACTTCCTGCCCGATGTCTACGTCACCTGCGACGTCTGCCACGGCAAGCGCTATAACAGAGAGACGCTCGATGTCACCTTCAAGCAGAAGTCGATCGCCGAGGTGCTCGACATGACGGTGGAGGAAGGCGTCGATTTCTTCGCGGCGGTGCCTGCGGTGCGCGACAAGCTGCAATCGCTGAAGGATGTCGGTCTCGGTTATATCAAGGTCGGCCAACAGGCGAATACGCTCTCGGGTGGCGAGGCGCAGCGCGTCAAGCTTGCCAAGGAACTGTCGAAACGCTCGACGGGGCGCACGCTCTACATTCTCGATGAACCGACGACCGGCCTGCATTTTCACGACGTCGCCAAGTTGCTCGAAATGCTGCACGAACTGGTCAACCAGGGCAATTCGGTGGTGGTGATCGAGCACAATCTCGAAGTCATCAAGACGGCCGACTGGGTGCTCGATTTCGGCCCCGAAGGCGGCGACGGCGGCGGCGAGATCGTCGCGACCGGCACGCCGGAAGCGATCGTCAAGGAAAAGCGGTCCTATACCGGGCACTTCCTGAAGGAATTGCTGGAGCGGCGGCCAGCGAAGAAGGCGGTT
- the tgt gene encoding tRNA guanosine(34) transglycosylase Tgt: protein MTDNFQFTLDKTDAGARLGQISMPRGEIRTPAFMPVGTVGTVKAMYLDQVHETGADIILGNTYHLMLRPTAERVARLGGLHKLIRWEHPILTDSGGFQVMSLSGLRKLDEQGVTFKSHVDGSLHHMSPERSIEIQGLLGSDIQMQLDECVALPAEPKEIERAMEMSLRWAERCRVAFGEQPGKAMFGIVQGGDIPALRIRSAEALSQLDLKGYAIGGLAVGEPQDVMLQMLETTLPVLPTEKPRYLMGVGTPDDILKSVARGIDMFDCVMPTRSGRHGLAFTRRGKVNIRNARHAEDMRPLDDQSNCPASRDYSRAYLHHLVRANEALGGMLLSWNNLAYYQELMQGIRKAIAESRFADFMAETQEEWARGDLEPV from the coding sequence ATGACAGACAACTTCCAATTCACCCTTGACAAAACCGATGCCGGCGCCCGCCTCGGCCAGATTTCCATGCCGCGCGGCGAGATCCGCACGCCGGCCTTCATGCCTGTTGGTACCGTCGGCACGGTCAAGGCCATGTATCTCGACCAGGTGCACGAGACCGGCGCCGATATCATCCTCGGCAATACCTATCACCTGATGCTGCGCCCGACGGCCGAGCGCGTCGCCCGGCTCGGCGGCCTGCACAAGCTCATTCGCTGGGAGCACCCGATCCTAACCGATTCCGGCGGCTTCCAGGTGATGTCGCTGTCCGGCCTGCGCAAGCTCGACGAGCAGGGCGTCACCTTCAAGTCGCATGTCGACGGCAGCCTGCACCATATGTCGCCGGAACGCTCTATTGAAATCCAGGGGCTGCTCGGCTCCGACATCCAGATGCAGCTCGACGAATGCGTGGCGCTGCCGGCCGAGCCAAAGGAGATCGAGCGCGCCATGGAAATGTCGCTGCGCTGGGCCGAACGCTGCAGGGTGGCCTTCGGCGAGCAGCCCGGCAAAGCGATGTTCGGCATCGTCCAGGGCGGCGATATCCCGGCGCTGCGCATCCGCTCGGCCGAGGCGCTGAGCCAGCTCGACCTCAAGGGTTACGCAATAGGCGGCCTTGCCGTCGGTGAGCCGCAGGACGTCATGCTGCAGATGCTGGAAACGACGCTGCCGGTACTGCCGACAGAAAAGCCGCGTTACCTCATGGGCGTCGGCACGCCTGACGATATCTTGAAATCGGTTGCGCGCGGCATCGACATGTTCGACTGCGTCATGCCGACCCGTTCCGGCCGCCATGGCTTGGCGTTTACCCGCCGCGGCAAGGTCAATATCCGCAATGCCCGCCATGCCGAGGATATGCGCCCGCTCGACGATCAGTCGAACTGCCCGGCCTCGCGCGACTATTCGCGCGCCTACCTGCACCATCTCGTCCGCGCCAACGAAGCGCTTGGCGGCATGCTCCTCTCCTGGAACAACCTCGCCTACTACCAGGAACTGATGCAGGGCATCCGCAAAGCGATCGCCGAAAGCCGCTTCGCCGATTTCATGGCGGAAACGCAGGAGGAATGGGCGAGGGGCGATCTCGAACCAGTGTAA
- the coaD gene encoding pantetheine-phosphate adenylyltransferase yields MTTAFYPGSFDPITNGHVDVLVQALNVAEKVIVAIGIHPGKAPLFSFEERAELIRRSLAQALPGKAGDITVVAFDNLVVDAARTHGATLLIRGLRDGTDLDYEMQMAGMNRTMAPDLQTIFLPAGTASRPITATLVRQIAAMGGDVSAFVPAAVLQALTSKRKD; encoded by the coding sequence ATGACGACAGCTTTCTATCCGGGGTCCTTCGACCCGATCACCAATGGGCATGTGGATGTTCTGGTCCAGGCGCTGAACGTCGCCGAAAAGGTGATCGTCGCGATCGGCATCCATCCCGGCAAGGCGCCGCTCTTCTCCTTTGAAGAGAGAGCCGAGCTGATCCGCCGTTCTCTGGCGCAAGCGCTGCCGGGCAAGGCCGGCGATATCACGGTCGTCGCCTTCGACAATCTGGTCGTCGATGCCGCGCGCACGCATGGCGCCACGCTGTTGATCCGCGGTCTTCGCGACGGCACCGACCTTGATTATGAAATGCAGATGGCCGGCATGAACCGGACGATGGCGCCCGATCTCCAGACGATCTTTTTGCCGGCGGGTACGGCCTCGCGGCCCATTACCGCCACATTGGTCCGCCAGATCGCCGCCATGGGCGGCGACGTCAGCGCTTTCGTGCCGGCCGCCGTCCTGCAAGCCCTCACATCCAAGCGCAAAGACTAA
- a CDS encoding single-stranded DNA-binding protein, translated as MAGSVNKVILIGNVGADPEIRRTQDGRPIANLRIATSETWRDRNSGERREKTEWHTVVVFNEGLCKVVEQYVKKGAKLYIEGQLQTRKWQDQQGQDRYSTEVVLQGFGSTLTMLDGRGEGGGASGGRGSGAGGNDYGDDYGAPAPSSSPSRGGGGAGGNFSRDLDDDIPF; from the coding sequence ATGGCTGGTAGTGTGAATAAGGTAATTCTGATTGGAAACGTCGGTGCAGACCCCGAAATCCGCCGCACTCAGGATGGCCGGCCGATCGCCAATCTTCGTATCGCGACCTCGGAGACGTGGCGCGATCGCAATTCCGGCGAGCGCCGTGAGAAGACCGAATGGCACACTGTCGTCGTCTTCAACGAGGGCCTCTGCAAGGTCGTCGAGCAATATGTGAAAAAGGGCGCCAAGCTCTATATCGAAGGCCAGCTGCAGACCCGCAAGTGGCAGGACCAGCAGGGCCAGGATCGCTACAGCACGGAAGTGGTGCTGCAGGGTTTCGGTTCGACGCTGACGATGCTCGATGGCCGCGGTGAAGGCGGCGGCGCGAGCGGCGGCCGTGGCAGTGGCGCCGGCGGCAACGATTATGGCGACGACTACGGTGCCCCGGCTCCCTCCTCATCGCCGAGCCGCGGCGGTGGCGGCGCCGGCGGTAACTTCTCGCGGGATCTCGACGACGATATCCCGTTCTGA
- a CDS encoding peptidylprolyl isomerase, with protein sequence MAEIKDPENTVILETTKGKVVIQLLPQVAPEHVARIKELAREKAYDGVVFHRVIQDFMAQTGDVEFGKKGSETFNPGRAGMGGSSKPDLKAEFSATTHTRGTCSMARSQNPNSANSQFFICFTDAPWLNKQYSVWGQVIEGMDNVDKIKRGEPVSDPDSIVSMRVAADV encoded by the coding sequence ATGGCCGAGATCAAGGATCCCGAAAACACCGTCATTCTGGAAACCACCAAGGGCAAGGTTGTCATTCAGCTTTTGCCGCAGGTCGCCCCGGAGCATGTCGCCCGCATCAAGGAACTCGCGCGCGAGAAGGCCTATGACGGCGTCGTTTTCCACCGCGTCATCCAGGATTTCATGGCCCAGACGGGCGATGTCGAATTCGGCAAGAAGGGCTCGGAAACCTTCAATCCCGGCCGCGCCGGCATGGGCGGCTCCTCGAAGCCGGATCTGAAGGCAGAATTCTCCGCGACCACGCATACGCGCGGCACCTGCTCGATGGCCCGTTCGCAGAACCCGAACTCGGCCAATTCTCAGTTCTTCATCTGCTTCACCGACGCGCCTTGGCTGAATAAGCAGTATTCGGTCTGGGGGCAGGTCATCGAAGGCATGGACAATGTCGACAAGATCAAGCGCGGCGAGCCGGTTTCCGATCCGGACTCGATCGTCTCCATGCGGGTTGCCGCCGACGTCTGA
- a CDS encoding MarC family protein — MASADQLINAFTTLLVTIDPPGLAPIFLGLTTGMSRTERKQVALRGSVIAFIILAVFALFGAGVLGVLGISIGAFRIAGGLLLFWIAFEMVFERRQERKEKATEAAITKDHIENIAVFPLALPLIAGPGAISATILLAGTLATSIGKAQLIGVIGANLLLTFVMLLIAERLDRFLGVTGRAILTRLLGVILAALAAQFVVDGAKSAFNLISATPH; from the coding sequence ATGGCAAGCGCCGACCAACTGATCAACGCCTTCACGACGCTGCTCGTCACCATCGATCCACCGGGGCTTGCGCCGATCTTTCTGGGCCTGACGACAGGCATGAGCCGAACCGAGCGCAAGCAGGTGGCGCTGCGCGGCTCGGTCATCGCCTTCATCATCCTCGCCGTCTTTGCGCTGTTCGGCGCCGGCGTGCTCGGGGTGCTCGGGATTTCGATCGGCGCCTTCCGCATCGCCGGCGGGCTGCTGCTGTTCTGGATCGCCTTCGAGATGGTGTTCGAGAGGCGGCAGGAGCGCAAGGAGAAGGCGACCGAGGCGGCGATCACCAAGGATCATATCGAGAATATCGCCGTCTTCCCGCTCGCCTTGCCGCTGATTGCCGGCCCGGGGGCGATCTCGGCGACGATCCTGCTTGCCGGCACATTGGCCACCTCGATCGGGAAAGCGCAGCTGATCGGCGTCATTGGCGCCAACCTGCTGCTGACCTTCGTCATGCTGCTCATTGCCGAAAGACTGGACCGTTTCCTCGGCGTCACCGGCCGGGCGATCCTGACACGGCTCCTCGGCGTCATCCTCGCCGCCCTTGCCGCACAATTCGTCGTCGACGGCGCTAAGTCGGCGTTCAACCTCATCAGCGCGACGCCGCACTGA
- the gyrA gene encoding DNA gyrase subunit A has product MTEQTPPGGGKLPPGIEPISIMEEMQRSYLDYAMSVIVSRALPDVRDGLKPVHRRILYGMSELGIDWNKKYVKCARVTGDVMGKFHPHGNSAIYDALARMAQPWSLRLPLIDGQGNFGSVDGDPPAAERYTECRLEKAAHSLLDDLDKETVDFRDNYDGTLSEPVVVPAKFPNLLVNGAGGIAVGMATNIPPHNLSEVIDGCIALIDDPAIELPELIQIIPGPDFPTGAKILGRAGIRSAYETGRGSVIMRGVAAIEPMRGDREQIIITEIPYQVNKATMIEKMAELVRDKRIEGISDLRDESDRQGYRVVVELKRDANAEVILNQLYRYTPLQTSFGCNMVALNGGKPEQLTLLDMLRAFVSFREEVVSRRTKFLLRKARDRAHVLVGLAIAVANIDEVIRVIRQAPDPQSAREELMTRRWPAEDVESLIRLIDDPRHRINEDLTYNLSEEQARAILELRLARLTALGRDEIGDELNKIGEEIKDYLDILSSRVRIQTIVKDELLAVRDEFGTPRRTEIVDGGLEMDDEDLIAREDMVVTVSHLGYIKRVPLTTYRAQRRGGKGRSGMTTRDADFVSRLFVVNTHTPVLFFSSRGIVYKEKVWRLPIGTPTSRGKALINMLPLAPGERITTILPLPEDETSWDNLDVMFSTTRGTVRRNKLSDFVQVNRNGKIAMKLEEEGDEILSVETCTEDDDVLLTTALGQCIRFSVDDVRVFAGRNSIGVRGITLAGGDRIISMTIVRHVNAEPWERAAYLKRAANDRRLTTGEAEEIALVGEEVTEEGQLSDERYEELKQLEQFVLTVSEKGFGKRSSSYDFRISGRGGKGIRATDTSKTGEIGELVAAFPVDDGDQIMLVSDGGQLIRVPVGGIRIASRATKGVTIFSTAKDEKVVSVERISEPEEDETEEAVEVAEGSPATDEGAADEGGGDEAPIADGDPAGPAEE; this is encoded by the coding sequence TTGACTGAGCAAACACCCCCCGGCGGCGGGAAGCTCCCGCCAGGCATCGAGCCCATCTCCATCATGGAGGAAATGCAGCGGTCGTATCTCGATTACGCCATGAGCGTCATCGTCAGCCGCGCGCTGCCCGACGTGCGCGACGGCCTTAAGCCCGTGCACCGGCGCATCCTCTACGGCATGTCCGAACTCGGCATCGACTGGAACAAGAAATACGTCAAATGCGCCCGCGTCACCGGTGACGTGATGGGTAAATTCCATCCGCACGGCAATTCCGCGATCTATGATGCGCTCGCCCGCATGGCGCAGCCCTGGTCGCTGCGTCTGCCGCTGATCGACGGTCAGGGCAATTTCGGCTCCGTCGACGGCGATCCGCCGGCGGCCGAACGTTATACCGAATGCCGCCTCGAAAAGGCGGCCCACTCGCTGCTCGACGATCTCGACAAGGAAACCGTCGATTTCCGCGACAACTACGACGGCACGCTTTCCGAGCCGGTCGTGGTGCCCGCCAAGTTCCCGAACCTGCTCGTCAACGGCGCCGGCGGCATCGCTGTCGGCATGGCGACCAACATACCGCCGCACAATCTCTCCGAAGTCATCGACGGCTGCATCGCGCTGATCGACGATCCGGCCATCGAGCTGCCGGAACTGATCCAGATCATTCCCGGTCCCGACTTCCCGACGGGCGCGAAGATCCTCGGCCGTGCCGGCATCCGCTCGGCTTATGAGACCGGCCGCGGCTCCGTTATCATGCGCGGCGTCGCCGCCATCGAGCCGATGCGCGGTGACCGCGAGCAGATCATCATCACCGAGATTCCCTATCAGGTGAACAAGGCGACGATGATCGAGAAGATGGCCGAGCTGGTGCGCGACAAGCGCATCGAAGGCATCTCCGATCTGCGCGACGAATCCGACCGCCAGGGTTATCGCGTCGTCGTCGAGCTGAAGCGCGATGCCAATGCCGAGGTCATCCTCAACCAGCTTTATCGCTATACGCCGTTGCAGACGTCCTTCGGCTGCAACATGGTGGCGCTGAATGGCGGCAAGCCCGAACAGCTGACCCTGCTCGACATGCTGCGCGCTTTCGTCTCGTTCCGCGAGGAAGTAGTTAGCCGGAGAACGAAATTCCTGTTGCGCAAGGCGCGTGACCGCGCCCATGTGTTGGTTGGTCTCGCCATTGCCGTCGCCAATATCGACGAGGTCATCCGCGTCATCCGCCAGGCGCCCGATCCGCAGTCGGCCCGCGAAGAACTGATGACCCGCCGCTGGCCGGCGGAAGATGTCGAAAGCCTGATCCGTCTGATCGACGATCCGCGCCATCGCATCAACGAGGATCTGACTTACAACCTCTCCGAAGAGCAGGCCCGCGCCATCCTCGAATTGCGCCTTGCCCGCCTGACCGCGCTTGGCCGCGACGAAATCGGCGACGAACTCAACAAGATCGGCGAGGAAATCAAGGATTATCTTGATATTCTCTCCTCGCGCGTCCGCATCCAGACCATCGTCAAGGACGAACTTCTCGCTGTCCGCGACGAGTTCGGCACGCCACGCCGCACCGAGATCGTCGATGGCGGCCTCGAAATGGACGACGAGGACCTGATCGCGCGTGAAGACATGGTCGTCACCGTCTCGCATCTCGGTTATATCAAGCGCGTGCCACTGACCACATACCGCGCCCAGCGCCGCGGCGGCAAGGGCCGCTCCGGCATGACCACCCGCGACGCGGATTTCGTTAGCCGGCTATTCGTGGTCAACACCCATACGCCGGTTCTGTTCTTCTCCTCGCGCGGCATCGTCTACAAGGAGAAGGTCTGGCGCCTGCCGATCGGTACGCCGACCTCACGCGGCAAGGCGCTGATCAATATGCTGCCGCTCGCACCCGGCGAGCGCATCACGACGATCCTGCCATTGCCCGAGGACGAGACGAGCTGGGACAATCTCGACGTCATGTTCTCGACGACGCGCGGCACGGTTCGCCGCAACAAGCTGTCGGACTTCGTCCAGGTCAACCGCAACGGCAAGATCGCCATGAAGCTCGAGGAGGAGGGCGACGAAATCCTCTCCGTCGAGACCTGCACCGAAGATGACGACGTGCTTTTGACGACCGCGCTCGGTCAGTGCATCCGCTTCTCCGTCGACGATGTCCGGGTCTTTGCCGGCCGCAACTCGATCGGCGTGCGCGGCATCACCCTTGCCGGCGGCGACCGCATCATCTCGATGACCATCGTGCGCCATGTCAACGCCGAACCTTGGGAGCGTGCTGCTTATCTGAAGCGCGCCGCCAACGATCGGCGCCTGACGACGGGCGAAGCCGAGGAGATCGCGCTGGTCGGCGAGGAAGTCACCGAAGAGGGACAGCTGAGCGACGAGCGTTACGAAGAGCTGAAGCAACTGGAGCAGTTCGTGCTGACCGTCTCCGAAAAGGGCTTCGGCAAACGTTCGTCCTCCTACGACTTCCGCATCTCCGGCCGCGGCGGCAAGGGTATCCGCGCCACCGACACGTCGAAAACAGGCGAGATCGGCGAACTGGTTGCGGCTTTCCCTGTCGATGATGGCGACCAGATCATGCTGGTCTCCGATGGCGGCCAGCTGATCCGTGTGCCGGTTGGCGGCATCCGCATCGCCAGCCGCGCCACCAAGGGCGTCACCATCTTCTCGACGGCCAAGGATGAGAAGGTCGTCTCGGTCGAGCGCATCAGCGAGCCGGAGGAGGATGAGACGGAGGAGGCTGTCGAGGTCGCCGAAGGCTCTCCTGCGACCGACGAAGGTGCTGCCGACGAAGGTGGCGGTGACGAGGCGCCGATTGCCGATGGCGATCCGGCCGGACCTGCCGAGGAATGA
- the queA gene encoding tRNA preQ1(34) S-adenosylmethionine ribosyltransferase-isomerase QueA has protein sequence MRVDLFDFDLPDERIALRPAEPRDSARLLVVDPNAEGHLSDHRVGDLTSFLRAGDALVFNDTKVIPAQLEGIRHRDGAGGQQVSATLHMRIGPNRWKAFAKPGKRIKEGDRIAFGHSGESCFLGSLDATVEDKGEAGEVTLLFDLSGPALDEAIAAVGHIPLPPYIAAKRPEDERDRADYQTIYAREEGAVAAPTAGLHFTPALFEALDKAGIERHFVTLHVGAGTFLPVKADDTADHKMHLESGYVSAEIAARLNAVRERGGRVVCVGTTSLRLIESAAAESGEIMPWAGATGIFITPGYRFKAVDMLMTNFHLPRSTLFMLVSAFAGFETMHAAYKHAISTGYRFYSYGDASLLFRKDK, from the coding sequence ATGCGCGTAGACCTTTTCGATTTCGATCTGCCGGATGAACGCATCGCGTTGAGGCCTGCCGAACCGCGCGACAGCGCGCGCCTGCTCGTCGTCGATCCGAATGCGGAAGGCCATCTGTCGGATCATCGCGTCGGCGATCTCACCTCCTTCCTGCGGGCCGGCGACGCGCTGGTCTTCAACGACACCAAGGTCATTCCCGCCCAGCTCGAGGGCATCCGCCATCGCGACGGCGCCGGTGGCCAGCAGGTGTCGGCCACACTGCACATGCGCATCGGTCCCAACCGCTGGAAGGCCTTCGCCAAGCCGGGCAAGCGCATCAAGGAGGGCGACCGCATCGCCTTCGGCCATTCCGGCGAAAGCTGCTTCCTCGGCTCGCTCGATGCCACCGTCGAGGACAAGGGCGAGGCCGGCGAGGTGACGCTGCTGTTTGATCTCTCAGGCCCGGCGCTTGACGAGGCGATCGCCGCCGTCGGCCATATCCCACTGCCACCCTATATCGCCGCCAAGCGCCCCGAGGACGAGCGCGACCGCGCCGATTACCAGACGATCTATGCCCGCGAGGAGGGCGCCGTTGCCGCGCCGACAGCCGGCCTGCACTTCACGCCTGCGCTGTTCGAAGCGCTCGACAAGGCCGGCATCGAACGCCATTTCGTCACGCTGCATGTCGGAGCTGGCACCTTCCTGCCCGTCAAGGCCGACGATACCGCCGATCACAAGATGCATCTCGAAAGCGGCTATGTCAGCGCCGAGATCGCCGCCCGGCTGAATGCCGTTCGGGAAAGAGGCGGGCGCGTCGTCTGTGTCGGCACGACCTCGTTGCGGCTTATCGAGAGTGCCGCCGCGGAAAGCGGAGAGATCATGCCCTGGGCCGGCGCTACCGGCATCTTCATCACGCCCGGTTATCGCTTCAAGGCGGTCGACATGCTGATGACCAATTTCCACCTGCCGCGCTCGACGCTGTTCATGCTGGTCTCGGCCTTTGCCGGCTTCGAGACCATGCACGCGGCTTATAAACACGCCATTTCGACGGGCTACCGCTTCTACTCTTACGGCGACGCGAGCCTTCTTTTCCGGAAAGACAAATGA